The Telopea speciosissima isolate NSW1024214 ecotype Mountain lineage chromosome 11, Tspe_v1, whole genome shotgun sequence genome includes the window aaAAAGGCAAtaagaaaagaagggggggggggggttacactgcccgtacttgactcaagtacatctaacagaggaggcagaaatgactatcctaccccctgctcgaacacattgcccgaggtggggtctacctccctctattagatgtacttgatggtaaagtacgggcagtgtaattgagaggatacaAATTCGGGATAAcctgccttaccccaacccatgAAGAAAAAATCACTCTCAACTAGAAACCAAATCATCTGACCCTTTCCCATCAGTCTTCTTAGTTCCCACTTTTCAATCTATTGTTTTGGACAGATGTATGCAGAGTTGCAGGTCCTTTCACCATTGGTTCCTACCCGCGAGGTTCTATTTCTTCGGTATTGCgaacaaaatgaagaagaaggaagttgGACAATTGTTGATTTCCCAATTGATATCTTACATGACAATCACCAATTTTCCTTCTCTATATACAGAAGAAGGCCATCTGGTTGCATCATTGCAGATATGCCTAATGGATATTCGAGGGTATGGATTGAAATGTGCTTAATTTATTTGACTTTTTAAATGGCATTTTTAGCTTCTTAGTTTCATTTTGATGATTTAATGGAGCCATTTCAACACAGGTTAAATGGGTAGAACATATAGAGATAGAGAATAAACTAGTTCATCAGGTTTTCAATCAATATGTAACTAGTGGAATGGCATTTGGGGCACAGCGCTGGTTAGCAGTTTTACAAAGGCAGTGTGAGAGGTTTGCAAGTCTCATGGCAAGAAATATATCTGATCTTGGAGGTACTTGTCTCTTTTTAACCTTTCCCTACATTGAGATTTAATGTTGTACATTAAAGTATTGGACTTTGTTTTGATACATTTGTGTTTATTATGGTATTAATACATGATAATAAAGCAAATTCTATATAAAGTTACTTAAGTGTGTGTGTGAATGAGATATTGGTATCATGGACAATTTTGGTCTCCGTCGATGAATCGTTATtttctcctgttacagcacagTGTTGTattgcatcgtgcggcgctgcagaggtcatgtggcacagagggccccacatggtgtacatggcctctgcagccgccGTACGATGCATTACAACACCGTGCTGtaataggagaggataaaaattacTCCgtcgataccaatccgataTCGATCTGGAtctcctccccacccccccccccccctccaaatatcagcccagATCGATTGGTTCTTCGTTTTCATTAAAAGTCGAGGTTTTTATGTATGTCCCATTCCATGGTCGTCAAAGTAAGCCCAGTCTCCCACTCCAGAGAAAAAGATGGAGTAGCTGCAATCCATAGGGAGTCCAGCTTCAACCATGAATAACAGTGATGAAGGGAAAATCATTTTGTCTCCATATCAGAGACAAAATGGGATCAAATGAAAGGTCTATGTACTATTCATTTAGAAGGTTGAAATAAATTTCTATATTTCTAATTCTTTTGGTACATAATTCATTTTTTACTGTGTGTATATTGCAGTGATACCATCTCCTGAGGCAAGGAAGAACTTGATGAAACTGGCACAAAGGATGATAAGAACATTTTGTGTTAACATTAGCACATCTGGaggtcaatcatggacatctcTCTCTGATGCTATAGAAGACACTGTTCGTATAACAACAAGGAAAAACACAGAACCTGGCCAACCCAATGGCCTAATCTTAAGTGCTGTTTCAACAACTTGGCTTCCATTTCCACCTCATCAGGTCTTTGATCTCTTGAGGGATGAAAACCGCAGATCTCAGGTTAGTAaaaacaatttcttttttttttttttaagtcttcAGTTATCTCTTGGAACAATAAATAGGAAATGGAAAGAAATTACTAACCTTTCTGTTTGACAGTTGGATGTTCTTTCAAGTGGGAATTCATTACATGAGGTTGCTCATATTGCAAATGGCTCTGATCCTGGGAATTGCATTTCTCTTCTTCGCATAAATGTAAGTTCATCATCTTTGTCGTTTGTGTTCTTAGATAGCacaaaatgaccactctaccccccATGGAAGGCGAAAACCTCACCCTTATTGATGCTTCCGTGCCCTCTGTCATCATGGACCTCTCAATTGTGATAGGGCCACATTGCCTTTCAGGAACCTGTAGTGGAAAGTGCCATAGGGGTCCATTAATCTAAGTCTAGATCAGCTTACACATACGCGTATGGTTATGTACGGTTAGGTGATGACATATGTACTTTTTGCTTTAATAAATACCCCACCATGCCCTCCCATATGTGTAGGTTTCATGTCTAGTTGGGTGATGACATgccttttttgttattttcataAATGCCCTTCTATGCCATCTTAATGGCAATGGGTGGGAGACATGTCATCACCTGTCTATGGTAGATGAACAAagattctcccatcaactccatcaaataaGGGGTGTAGGGAGTTTTATGTCATTTTGGATTGACATTTATGTCAATTTGACTGCATTTAATGTAGATTATGCATATGTACGGCCCTGCgtgaaaacttttgcctaaaGCATATGTCTTATTAGcttaagggaagcagttttctatacggGCCCGCCACACTCCCatgggtctatctctctcctccttaaaataagggggtagaggtgtcttttcacatggggaagagagagataaactcatgagAATGCCGGCGTAGGTCATACTCCCgtacagagatctttttcctacTAACTTATTATTGCTTCCTTGTGGAATGAATGCAGGCACCAAGCAACTCTTCTCAGAATGTAGAGCTGATACTGCAGGAAAGCTACGCTGAACCAGGTGGTAGTCTGATCATCTACACCACCATCGATGTCGATGCCGTCCAGCTCGTGATGAGCGGTGATGATCCATCTTACATCCCCATCCTCCCTGTAGGCTTCTTAGTGCTTCCTGTGGGTCCCACCGACAGTGATGGAAACCTAAACAACAACAGCATCGACGTCAATGGACCCTCTTCAGGCTCTTTACTCACTGTAGGGCTTCAGGTGTTGGCAAGCACCATCCCAACTGCAAAACTCAGCCTCTCAAGCGTGGCAGCCATCACTAACCATCTCTGCAACGCAGTTCACCAAATCAATGCAGCTCTCAGCACCAGTGCTGCTAACAGCGGCAGCGGcagtggcagtggcagtggtggtggtggtgaaggtgaaCCCACCACTAGAGGTGGAGATGAACCCACCACTGCATCCGAGTGACAGTGTGGAAGTCCCGGCAGGAATTACCTTAAGCCTCCTTCCCTTAGGATTAAGCTAAACAGGTACCCTTGTGCTGAAAATGACAATAATGCCCTCCTTCTGGGCATTATTGTCATTTCTTGTTCAATGGATGGGAAAAGTGAGAGGGAGGCTTTGGTAAATCTGCTGGAAATAGATATaggcattttttctttttttgggggaaacAGAAATAAAGACATTGAATATAGTGAATTTTAGGTAGCGAGCAAATGGgaattttcatattttctatGGGATAAAAGTGGAGAAAAAGGATGTTATAGAGGAAGTCAAGAGCGCACCAAATGAGATCATTGCTTCTTGGTAAGGCGAGGGTTCCCAAATTTCTAAACCCACCACCATTAATGGTGGGTGATGGGGAAGAAAAGCTGGCTTCACCTGTTAGCAAGGGTGGTGGTTCGGGAATTGACTTCCCTTGTTGGGCTTTTTTGTGGTTTTAATTGAAGTTTCCCTTGTGTTCTTAGTTCTTAGTTCTtactaaatgaaataaaatgttTCCCTTTCGTTGTTGCCTTTAGTGAATCTGCTTTGCTCCCTGTTGTGATGCAATATTTCCTCCTGTTATTTTCTCTATTAATAGTGATTTGAATGAACACAGAACAACCTGAGCACCTGTTACTTAGaataaatataaatttattAATAAGTAGAAAATTTGGTAGGGAGCATATATACATGGGGTCCCCAATCAATAATTGACCTTTCAATCCTGTGGGTCCTCAATCTGTTGCTGCAAGGCCCTGTGGTGATTTCAATGAAGTTCTGAATCCTGGGGATAAGTTGGGAGGgaaatcttcttcccaatttaACTCGGCAGCCTAGGCTTTTAAagattttaattaatttctttgACTTAACAAAAATTTCTTTATCTGGGTCCTTATTTGATTGGACAAGTGTGCAAAGATCTCTCAATTTTGATAAAGGAATGTTTAGATAGATGTTTGGTTTTTCCTTCATATGGTTATCTATTTGGCCTCAAGCGTTTCTTAAGTATTACCCTTAAGTAGATTTAGATCATAATCCTATTTTACTTCACACTTCACCAAATAGAGCTCTCTTTTAGAAaactttttcattttcaagtaTCCTAGTTTAGGGGTGCAACAGGATTGGGGTgggctgggttttttaaaaccctagcccaaccctcgGTTCCCTTAACTCAGCCTTGTCCCATTTAGTTCATCCCTGATTGACTTTGATTTTGGGGtgggttggccttgattgaccatGTTGGCCACTAAGTTTTGCTATTTTAGGGTCagattggccctgattgaccttgtcTACTCCTAAGTATTATTTTAAACTATTAATGTATCTGATATTCCTAGGTTGTATACTTGTATGAGTtagaaaattctataggactgttgttcgaccggccatgatgtatggggcagaatgttgggtagttaaaaagtgtcatattgataagctttgtgtagtagagatgagggtgttaagatggatgtatggaaaaacaagaaaggataaagtacggaatgaacatattagaTCGGACTCGAGAGtagccccgatcaatgacaaactaCGAGAGAGTCGTCTAatgtggtatggtcatattcaacaagGGCCTAGTGATGCCCCCCAGTAAGGAGGaatgatatgattccgattgaaaaGTCTAAATGATCTAGggtgtcatgcccccatcccgatgaaagatattttacattaaagGGGGTCACTAGGACAAccagtgtcatcccaatacctaccaggatcacagatacaatgtcccgagccacagtccaccctattATCAAGTCATGATAACAACAGAGAACGTacccaatggaataaatcgtttcaattacagagttagcggaagcaaaaatttaattaaatcatgtgaatatagagcatcgattctctaataATAACACATATAATACAATTTCAATACtcgtaaccattcatttctctccttttaATTAATCATAaagtttatatatgattgtggatgaatacagaaattaaataataaatcacgtcattagggcaccattcttgagtgtacatcgacatccaagtcatggccaccggctccacttgatttgcattCAATGGTgttcatcaagagattacctgcatatcaactaaagaggggttgcgcaacggggttagctccacaagctagtgagaaagcaaaggggaatgcacatacacaaaCATGCAATTTCAAGCAattatgatgcatgctaatgttagattcatttttcacctagcacacaaattctataagtcaagtgtatgctactgtgataactcgggagatactgagggtcacttaacttatcatcCCAGTGAAACCgcaattatcacacgggagcctacgTTGGTAGAAAACATcaggtcacccagtggcagaccccgatagccatcactacccctgacctggcctctcccacctccacaggcaataggtgctcagactatccaacacataaacccctgttggcaagggtcgtagtataagggagcaagaatcctagccacagatatactatatgcaagtcctatcgtccctagaggtattccgggtgcatcaatgtctcattccatctagtacccgggtaccagcacggtacggcgcatacagatcaggatgacaggtactaaatttcataatttaaattggggttccggtaccggcacacctggcatcgtaacccgatacaatagtgagaatAATATCGCATCACATTCATAGCAATTCAGATTTGAGAtcaataatgcaatgcgcatcatacttatatttatataatagcatgataatggttgcttaatatgtatattcaagcccaacaaagtcacccaaaacccactcaccgaactcgagTGTCACTTgacatggttgacatgaatctcaccagtgtaccagctatccatcaagttgggtagcctaaaaatatgAAAGCAATCATCAAAAGGTGTATAGAGGTGTCCCATGTTATGTCCCCAAAGTTAAAACTAAGCTTgaaccaagacagcatgagcggactcatggacgaaagcaacagggtgagtccgtccctgactctgttcaggccaaaaggtcaaaatacGAGGAGCGGATCTATAGACGGAACTTCTTGCTTGGATCCATTCCTATATCcgttcaatttctgagacacacccgagagcgagcggatccacggatggATGCACCATCTTAATCCGCCTTTGCATCTATTCGATCcttgagacatacccgagagggaGCAGACCCACGagcggaggcaacagagtaaatccgttccttcatccattcAGGTCCAGTCATTGGGATTACACTGGACGGAACCACGAcggtgaatccgttcgtgaGTCCGTCGAAAATCTTTTCCGAGATTTTATAAGATTTTTCCTCCAGCTTGAAGCCTGGAGTTCACCTTGTACTCAGGGtcagggagggggtgtcttaggtctccctagggtcattaaacctaggcttacctcatggatccaagatctcataGGGATCtagctccatttggtccaaaggtagggtttggtggtttaaaaCCAAGGATTTAGCAGCAATGGCTGCAAAGCAGCTCATACAAGTCTTtaatagggtttggtctttACCATTTGAGCTCTATTAAGGgttgagcttcaccttgagtcctaaatggaaccctaggttagctcaagctcaaggaatctacttaAATCAAGaatgggaaatgggaaagagagatgtaccaaggtttaggtcataccttggtgagtggagctccatgCCCAGCCCTAGCcaaccttgaagatccacctcctcttccttcctcccttcctttccatctcccctttttcttcttttcttcaagccttgttCGGATAGCAAGAGGAGGGGCTGTGGGGCAGTCAGCCATCTTAGCATGGCTtctatcttcttcccttcccctctcattcctctcctacttccacttcttcttcttccttgtcccttctcctccacggtttgcttgggagggggagagataagggaatatgaggcttatcttttcttttaaagACCAAAggggcattaggtcttgtttgtttaggtgccCCTAAAACACTAAGTAGTCTTTTGGATTTTAAGTGGgctttagggcttgtttggcccaagtcataacccattaggtctatttagttaggacatgtttgggtctacCCTAAGTCTTATAAAACCTATTAGTCCCTAAGGCTTGTTTGATTCAAGATAAGATAGTgaaactcattatttatttaagttaagccttgtgggcccactttcatggcccaattaaccaatttatggtaagggtgggggttcACCTAGTGCGGGGATCTAATTATGGTGTCCGAAAtaggggatgtgggtcccacaaaaaaaataaatcaaaagggcaagtaacagcatgGGCAGATCTACGAGCAGAACTagtcgagtgagtccgttcgtgactccgttgctgctgtcaaGGTCCAAATCTCGAGAAAAGTTACAAGGCTTTCACCCGTATTTCCAAGACTTCGAgaggacacttataataaaatattaggttcaaggtcatagatgttgaccatagccaccatggcattaccttttggtaaggtctaatttgccctagggtatttgggtatatttcgggtgcgggtgtaacataggggcagacctaaaatgaccataggagaagtggtgaggaaggacatgcataggctagggcttgttccaagtatgacctcggacagagcctattggaggtcAAGGATCCATGTCACAGACCCCATTTAACTGAGACTCTCCTAACGGGTTGGGcagtgcctctttcctcttactatctttcatttttcatcgctcatttttctatttatttcctatctttcttttttcctttttcctttttcaccctgcatctctttccccatctctcctctaccatcttttctttttttttggttaaaactgtgttttccatactttgtttgtctggatccatgtagccgaccccattaagttgggataaggctgagttagttgttgttgttcttgatATTCCTAGGTTGACACTAGGAGGGGAGTGAATTAGTgtattcaaaattttcttctcaATTAAAATCCGGATGATCAGCACACTGTCTGTACTTATGACACTATCTCAATCACAACCACTGATTGGCTAAGGCAGTCCCGATTTATCAATCAAACACAATCTTGTGCACACCCACCTAGCAACCACTATGTGGCTAGCTATATCAGGTAGTACGTGCACACTCATCTTGCAAGCATACACAACACACTCCAATATTTACAAGTAAAATCACACAGTCAGACAACACACAATATACGTGGTTTggcaagttgcctacatccacagagCAATGCCCTATTTGGGCTTCGTGTATTGCTCAATACACTTCTCTACTTTGACTACTACAACAGTCCAAGAGTACTTACCCATGCTTCGATCTATGCTACAACACAGATCAGGTCTACAACCCCAAATCCTGTCAAGCCCCAACTTAACAAGAGCACAACAGTCAAACCATGAATTTAAAATGCAAACCCCAACTTACATCAAAGAACTAGGTTTCCTTAACATGAATCTCAACCTAGAAAATACAAATGGGGATTTGTCCAAGTGAATTATCTCACCTTGTGTAATCCCACAATAGATCACTCACTTGAAGTACAGAAATCAACTTGCATGTGATTCAATCTTCAAGTGGGTCATCCTTGCCATCAATGTGAAGATTTTGGCATTAAAGATGGTTTGCTTCCCACCTTTGCTCACTCCTCTTAGCTTATTCACTTTCTTAGTTTAATTCTGAGCACAACACAAACAACTAGGGCAAAAACACCCTTAAAATGAGCTCACAATGCACAAAACAATCTCAACCCTTAGATCAAAATAGGTGGCAGCCCTGAATGAGCCCAAATAGAATCTCATGACAAGGTAGAATCTCACAGCCCGACGTCTCAGTTCTCAGTCGTAGGAACCAAAATGCGGGTCAATTTCTAGCCTTTGGATCATCTCATTGTGTTTGAAAGAATGTAGGGGAATCTTTGCAGATTCACAGGTACGCAACAATGCACTGGATAAGATACAAAGGGCGGTCTAAACTACAGCAGTCTACTCAGGCCTTGAAAAAGTACGAGCAATCTCGATTGTTAGATTAAGCCCAACGCGTCACAGAGAAAGTAGATGGAATTAAAGTCGTTGAATCAAGATCTTCAATTTGAGGGCGGCACTAGAATGCAAAGGCCGGAGCTCACCACATTTTGCGAAGAGGAATCTATTCCATTTGCGCTTGTGCATGCGTAACACAAAATTGGAAGGATGTTACAGTATTGCACGATGCATGGAGGGATTAGAGCACATCTAATCAGATGCGCACAATGGTATTGTAGGCACCTCATTTTTTCAACCCGGAGGTTGATCTGAAAATGATGAGTTTCCTTTGAAACATGTCAGTTTTGTATCTATAAATTTGGGAAGTTTCCTACACTTTTGGTACGTTCATAGACCATCCATGAAAAATGACTGAAATACACCTTAGGAAAAAATTATTAAGGTTCGATATTTTGATCCGAAAAGTTGTCGATGTGTCCGAATAAAGGTttatttcatcatattctaTTTCAGTATGGAATTATGTCCATTTACCCCTTATTCGATAACCCATTTTTTATGTGGGGTTTACACTGGAGGCAGTTCCTGTTAGCTAGTACAGTCCGTAATTCTTGTGCCAAGTTAAAGTATCTGAAAAAGTCTTTTTGAATTGTTCAATTCAGACATATGTAGCCTAAGTTATAGGCATTTCAAGGTCCTAGACATGTATTGAATAGGCTTGACCTATCTCGGTTCCACTTGGAACTAGCCCAATTTAGAAGCGAACTAGCCAAAGTGGTACCAATGACACACTACTGTGGATTGAAAAAAAGAGCTCGAGTCGACATCTATATGATGTCGGTCGACAGATTCATCTATCAATTAGCTTCATAAAAAGTGACGAACAGTGTTTGAGAAATGTTAAATTTTTCAGAAAGATCCATCGACAGATTGTAGGTTATATTCGACATCGGTGCTTATGTAGCTCTATGTCGACTCAAACCTAAGCGATGTCGATTTCTGGGAATTTACCTAGACAAACATGGACTCTCTTTTTCTTCGGGATTGAGCATCTTTGTGTGTTCTAATCTGTTCTTGGAGGCCATAAATCCATCTAAGTTCATTTCTTAGCTCCCAAGGTGACTCATGAACGTGACACACATGGATACTTGCTAAAATCTCATTAGTTTTGAGTGTTGTCACTCATTGATACCATAGATGAGCAACCAACCTATATAGATGGTTGGGATGGGTTGTGAGACCCTAGAACAGATCTAGGAGTAGGTAGTTCCTCCTAAGTCTATAAATACAGGTACGTTTCATGTTTTTAAGGATCTTTAGCTACTACTCTTGGTCTATGGTTGATTATTTCCCTCTTTAACAAGAAGGCATCTCATAAAATACGTGAAGTTATTGCTACAACATAAACGTGCAATCTTCATCACATAACTTCATCGTACACCTTTGGAAACACTTCCTCACCTTCGGCAACAACACCTCATGCACATTAGGACTAATGTCTACATCCTCATCATGCCAACTGCATCATCCCTGATGTCTATTGCTAATAATGCCAACTTTGCCATCCTTCTCACTGACAACTATAGATGATGTCTTGACAACTGTACCATCTCACTAACACTAGCACTGCCATATTGCATGTTGCCTATGCATGACTCACATGTCAACCAAGCCAAGCTCAACCATGTAAGCAATCTCTTCTTAGCCTATGCTCTTTTAGTTCACATGTCACATCACCAATATGCCTACTAGCCTCTCCACTTTGTTCCTCCACACATGTCATCTACTATGCAACACTAGAAACACTATGTGAGTGTGATGATTTTCTGACTGTGTTGACAAGAATGACAATATCAACAGCCAAACCTCCAACAGATACCACTTGAAGGTGGCAAAGGTAGTGATTCGATACATTATCtatctaaaatttttttatggaacaaggatctcaataaacaTATCAAATGAATCAAACAATGTAGATTCATGGTTACCTAGAACACATAAATGGCGTgctcctccaaaggaatgcaacactcGATCACGATCTCCATCAAATGCACCTTCTCTAAAATcccaagcttgaagaagaacaagactTTATTTCTCTCTCAAAATTATGAGTAGCGCAATGTGCAATTAGGGTTTCAACCAAAATTCTcttaaatagaaaaatctataTTGGGAGATTACAATCTAACAGACTAGGCCCTAGGGAtgtcaattctaggcccggCATAGGCCCGACCGAGTCCACCCGATTAATACCCAAACTGACCCGACCCGATGGATAAACGTGTCGGGCTCAAGCCCGACCCATTTATAATCGGCCGTTCCTGGTGTAGCCTATAGGACCATTGGGCACCTAACCGGACTGAATGTATAGTAGCCCGACCATTTGCCCAAGTTTAAGCCCGACCCTATTAAGAAATATAAGTTTCCAACTCTACCCCCCAAAGCCCAaagattttgttttgaaaatactcaaaccTTAAGGGCTAAGGTTGTAAGGCACTAAGGCCTAacctaattttgagtctttggGACTTCGACTGTGCTTCTCAGTTCTCATTTTCTTACCATCGTTTTGCTTATAACGGTGCAACCCACCACCGCACCACGACACCACCATTCAGTCTGATCTCACATTTCCAAATGCAGTAAATCCATAGTGATTTGAACTCCATTGACTGTCCCATTACCATCTGAGTTTTGAACTAGCAAGTCCCAAATGTTTAAAACAATATTTTAGCCCCTCTGATCGGTGACAACAACATAGATTAGGCATTGCTCCTTTTGTAATGGCGTGAGAAGAAGTTGGAAGCATCACTTCCCTGACTGGAAAAGCCGTCAATGGGTGACGCTTGGACCTGTAAGTCTGGGAATTGGAGGGCGTATGCGACTATAATTCTTTGTTGCTTGGGTGTCGTGACTCGTCACTCCTCGGGGAGCAGAGGCGATAGATTTTCCCTTTGCATCAGGTTAAGCTAAGGGTTTGTTGTGGAAGCTTCTCATCACTTTAGGCCGTTGAGAGTTAAGCGGCTCATTGTTCTAATTTAGGCCCGTTTAGCCCGAATAAGGGTGGCCTGATTAAATACCAAACATTGACCGACTGAAATGAAATAGTACTATGCCCGCCCCAATGCAAGCCTGGATGCTTAAACGGTCGGACACGGTGCAATCTGCAAAATTAGTGAGGTCCAGTTAGGCCCAACCGAGCCCAACCGGTTGACATCCCTACTAGATCCTGCCAAATTGTGTGATCCCAAAGGGCAGCTTTTAAGTTGTCCTAAATTGCACTAAAGGATGATTTCACAAATCACGTAACTTGGAAAAACTTCACATCAATGAAATTAAGTCCATTGTACATAAATCTGAGTGGTTTTTTAACTAGTGATAGGATGTAAAAAACATTTGAACACACTTTTcaaatataatttatttaatataattataaaataaagggTGCATCTTGTTGCCACCAAGTAGGTGAagtaagaagttgtaaccttacaTTTTGccccccacccttttttttttcttctttttgctaaagatcagcaaagaTATATtgataattaaagaaaaaaatacaagtgCTTaacgtctaggcatacccaggcaaatacaagaaaacaaagaaaagagagaactaACCCACCTACCACAAAGCCATCAGCCGAAAAGCTCACCTTTTAAGTCATTTTGCtcattgtcttattctcaaaagttaatTAAATCAAgagcaaaaatgcattttttaaaataagttgaaaataacttatcattatgtcattttcaataaTTGTCATTCTTATGTGAAATAACATCATTTAccttaaataaaaacaaacagaagtgagttatactaaaagggtaaaaaagttaTTGGTGCAACACTTATTATGAAACCCAAACCTATGAACACTTTGGCCCAAGCCCATgcagcccaaacccaaaatccatGAACAATTTGAATCCCGCTTGACCATTGGCAgcctttaatttttattcaccccTCCGTACCAGTACATCCACTTTTAATAAATCCTCTTGAGTATTGCACCCactttaaatgatttta containing:
- the LOC122645038 gene encoding homeobox-leucine zipper protein ROC3-like, translating into MMRGNNEEIESGSGGSGSGSGHAEEVSGDDQEQGDEEEQQNPKRKRYHRHTARQIQEMEALFKECPHPDDKQRLKLSQELGLKPRQVKFWFQNRRTQLKAHQDRTDNVMLKAENENLKKVNYRLQAALRNIVCPTCSSPAIFGEISFDEQQLHIENAKLKDELARVTCMASQRCGGGRPIQALAAPPAQSVLMPSLDLEMGIYSRNFQESIGNCNHMVPVPSLSENLFMAGGGLIMEQEKPLALELAMAAANELMKMLQTDEPLWVRNRNDNNEVLNLEEYAKMFPCPISLIKGQQNEMRTEASRGSALVIMNSITLVESFLDANKWMELFPTIVPRAKTVQIITSGVSGTPNGSLHLMYAELQVLSPLVPTREVLFLRYCEQNEEEGSWTIVDFPIDILHDNHQFSFSIYRRRPSGCIIADMPNGYSRVKWVEHIEIENKLVHQVFNQYVTSGMAFGAQRWLAVLQRQCERFASLMARNISDLGVIPSPEARKNLMKLAQRMIRTFCVNISTSGGQSWTSLSDAIEDTVRITTRKNTEPGQPNGLILSAVSTTWLPFPPHQVFDLLRDENRRSQLDVLSSGNSLHEVAHIANGSDPGNCISLLRINAPSNSSQNVELILQESYAEPGGSLIIYTTIDVDAVQLVMSGDDPSYIPILPVGFLVLPVGPTDSDGNLNNNSIDVNGPSSGSLLTVGLQVLASTIPTAKLSLSSVAAITNHLCNAVHQINAALSTSAANSGSGSGSGSGGGGEGEPTTRGGDEPTTASE